The Campylobacterota bacterium sequence TCGACGTATTTGTCCATACGGATCAGCTTCGTTACCCCTTCGCGCGACGAATCGGGCAGCAACGCAACCAGCTCGGCGGGGAGAGTGTTACGCAGTAATACCCCCTGCAAAGCCTGTGCGATGGCGCGGTTGGACGCTTCGGCCTCCTTGCCCCCCTTGAGCACACAGCCGTTGGCGCTTTTGAAGCAGAGCGCCGCCGTATCGGAGGTGACGTTGGGGCGCGATTCGTAGATGATACCGATCACCCCGATGGGGATCGAGACTTTCTCGATTTTCAGTCCCGCCTCGGTAACCCACCCTTCGATCACTTTGCCGACAGGGTCTTTGAGCGCGGCGATCTCTTCAATCGCAACGGCCATCGCCTCGATCCGTTTCTCATCGAGAAAGAGCCGTTCTTTCATTGAATCGGACAGTCCCGCCTCGTGGGAGTTGCGCATGTCGATCGCGTTGGCTTCAATGATGTTCATCGTGTTGGAGCGAAGGGATTCGGCCATTTCGCGCAGGATTCGGTTACGTTCGCTGCCGCTCATCGTCGCAAGGACGCGACTGGCATTTTTGGCTTTTTCTAAAAACTGTTCCATTTGAATTTCCCAAATAATATGGGGTAATTATAACAAGGAAGGGGAAGAATGAGAAAGGATTTCCCGCCGAAGCGGGAGAGAAGAGAGAAATTATTCGATTTCGGCGTCGATGACGTCGTCGTCTTTTTTCGCGCTCGAAGCGGCGGGTTCGCCGCCCTCTTGCTGTTTGTACATCTGTTCGGCCATTTTGTGGCTCGCATCGGCCAGCTTTTTCGTGGCCGCTTCGATCTCTTCTTTGGTCGCATCGGTATTTTTGAGTACCGCTTTGAGCTCTTCGAGAGCGCTTTCGATGGCCGCTTTTTCGCTTGCGTCGATTTTGTCTTCCATCTCTTTGAGCGATTTTTCGGTCTGGCTCGCCAGTGCATCGGCCTGGTTACGAAGGTCTACGACCTCTTTGCGTGCCGCGTCTTCGGCTTTGTGCTTCTCGGCATCCTGGACCATTTTGTTGATCTCTTCTTCGGAAAGCCCCGAGCTACCGGTAATTTTGATCTCCTGGACTTTTCCGGTCCCTTTGTCCATCGCCGATACGGTCAGGATACCGTTGGCGTCGATGTCGAAGGTGACTTCGATCTGCGGTACGCCGCGCGGTGCGGCCGGGATGCCGGTCAGTTCGAACAGTCCGAGCGCTTTATTGTCCCGAGCGAATTCACGTTCACCCTGAACGACATTGATGCTCACCGCCGGCTGGTTGTCTTCGGCCGTCGAGAAGACCTGCGATTTTTTGACCGGAATCGTCGTCCCTTTTTCGATGATTTTCGTCGCTACGCCGCCGAGAGTTTCAATCCCGAGTGAAAGCGGAGTAACGTCGAGGAGCAGAACGTCTTTGACGTCACCGCGCAATACCCCGCCCTGGATCGCGGCACCGGCTGCGACGACCTCATCGGGGTTGACCCCTTTGTTGAGCGTTTTGCCGCCGAACTCGTCGGAGACCATTTTCTGCGCCAGAGGAACGCGGGTAGACCCCCCGACCATGATGATCTCGTTGATCTCGTTTTTCGAGAGTCCCGCTTCTTTCATCGCCGTTTTGATGTGGCTGATCGTCTCTTTGATCAGATCGTCGATCATCCCCTCGAATTTCGCACGGGTCAGTTTGATGACGAGGTGTTTCGGCCCTGTCGCGTCCGCCGTGATGAAGGGGAGGTTGATCTCGGTCTCTTCAGCGGAAGAGAGCTCTTTTTTCGCGTTTTCGGCCGCGTCTTTCAGACGCTGAAGCGCCATTTTGTCGGCTTTGAGATCGATGCCGTGGTCGCTTTTGAACTCGGCCGCAAGGAAATCGACGATCTTGTTGTCGAAGTCGTCGCCGCCGAGGAATGCGTTCCCGTCCGTAGAGAGAACTTCAAACGTCCCCTCGCTGATTTCGAGGACCGTAACGTCGAACGTTCCGCCCCCCAGGTCGTAGACGAGAACTTTTTCGTCCCCTTTGGAATCAAGGCCGTAGGCCAAAGCCGACGCCGTCGGCTCGTTGATGATACGAAGGACGTTCAGGCCCGCAATCGTTCCGGCTTCTTTGGTCGCTTTACGCTGCGCGTCATTGAAGTACGCGGGGACGGTGATGACCGCGTCGGTGACCGTTTGGCCGAGGTAAGATTCCGCATCGGCTTTGAGTTTCGAAAGGATTTTCGCCGAAATTTCCTGCGGCGTATACACTTTCCCCGCCACGTCAACCGCGGCCATACCGTTTTTGTCGACGATTTTATAGGTAACTTTGTCGTGCGCTTCTTTGGCTTTCTCCTCGTTCATCATCAGACCCATGATCCGTTTGACCGAGTAGATCGTTTTGTCCGGGTTGGTGATTGCCTGGCGTTTGGCCGGATCACCGACGAGGATTTCCCCTTTATCCGTAAATGCAACTACCGAAGGAGTCGTATTTTTACCCTCTTTGTTGGGGATGATTTTCGCTTCGCCGCCTTCATAGACAGCAACACATGAGTTGGTGGTTCCAAGGTCGATACCGATTACTTTAGACATGGTGTTTTCCTTTTATCGTAAATTCGTAGGTTTAATTGGCAATAACGACCATCGCATCGCGCAATGTCCGTTCTTTGTAGCGATACCCTTTTTGGAAGGTATTCACAATCGCGCCGCTTTCGTGATCCGGGCTGTCCACGCGCTGAACCGCGTTGTGGACGTTCGGATCGAACGGCTCGGATTCATCCACCGGAGTGACGCCGTGTTTTTCAAGCACGCCCAGAAGCTGCTTCATCGTGAGTTCAACACCTTCTTTAAGTTTTTCGAGCAACACCGCGGGTTCCGCTTCGATCTCTGCCGCACCGATCGCCATTCCCAGCGAATCGACCACCGGGATCAAATCTTTGGCAAATTTTTCGTTCGCGTATTCGAGCGCCTGATATTTCTCACGCTCGAGCCGTTTCTTAATATTATCAAAATCCGCATGAACTCTCGCATAGGTATCTTTCAATGCGGCGAATTCCGCCCGTAAAGTTTCCAGTTCGTTTGCCCCTTCAGCGACGTTTTCGGCACTCTCCGAGAGGGTGCTTTGTTCGTTGCTCAGGGTCTCTTCTTTCGTTTCGGTTGACATGATCTCAAAAGACTCCTTTGTTGAAATCCGGCGATATTATAATGCATTGAGTCAACCATTGTCAAGAGCTGCATTATTTTTTTTATGCAACAAACTTTAGTCTTCTTCTATCAAGTATGTCATCCGGCGGGACATGGTATAATAACTTCAAAAAAGAGAGTCGCCATGGCCGCCAACCGGTATCTGATGATCGCTGTCCTTGTAGGGATGGCGGGGATCGCGTACACCCTCACTCCTCCGCTGGGGATTTCCCAACAGACGTGGGGGCTTTTCGTCATCTTCATCACCGCCATCGGCGCCATCCTTTTCAATCTTCTCCCCATTCTGACCGCATCACTGATTGCCCTGGCGACGGCGGTACTGGGGGGAGTGATCGATCCTTCCCGAGCCTATGCGGGATTTTCGGAAAGTTTCATTCTCCTCATCGTCGCCGCCTTTCTCGTCTCCCACGCCGTCCATAAATCGGGGTTGGGAAAACGGCTCTCGCTCCACATCGTCCGCCGCTTCGGCCATTCCACCCTGGGGCTGGGGTACAGCGTCGTGGCGACCGATATCCTCATCGCCCCGGCATTTCCGAGCAATACCGCCCGTTCGGGGGTCTTGTACCCGATCGTCTACGGTCTGGCCCACGACTGCGGATCGCGTGTCGGCGACGGCACCCATAAAAGGGCCGGGAGCTACCTGATGATGACCTCGATGGCGGGACTGACGATCTCATCGGGACTGTGGCTCACCGCCATGGCCGTCAATCCGGTCGGCGTCGAAATCGCCGCCAAAATGGGAATCCATATCTCGTTTGTCCAGTGGCTTCTCTACGCCCTTCTTCCCACTGCCGTGGCGTTCGGACTGATTCCTTGGGTCCTGTACAAAATCTATCCCCCCGAACTCAAGGAGACTCCCGAAGCTCCGGCCAAGGCGCTTGATGCCCTGCATAAAATGGGCCCTCTGAGCCGGAATGAATGGATTACGGGAGCCGTTTTTACCTCGATGCTGCTGCTCTGGTCGCTTTCGGGAATGTTCCCCATCGACAAAGCCGCAGTGGCGTTCGGAGGGCTTGGGATCTTGATGGCGACCCGCGTTTTTGGGATTGAGGATTTCAAAAGCCAAGGAGAAGCGCTCGGGACGCTCATCTGGTTCGCGATCCTCTTTGGGCTCTCGACCGAGCTAGCCGAGCAGGGGTTTATGCGCGCGATCGCCGAATACTTCACCGCCTACCTGGACGGAATGGGATGGTGGAACGTTTACGTCCTTTTGATTCTGGTGTACGTACTGATCCATTATCTTTTCGTCTCCCAAAGCGCCCATCTGCTGGCCCTTTTCGGTATTTTCCTCTCGGTCGGCGTTGCGGCCGGAGTTCCGGGGGTACTGATGGCCATGATGCTCCTGTTCGCGACGAATTTCAACGCGACGATCGCCCCGCAGGGTTCGTCATGCAACGCCATCTACCTCAGCAGCGGCTACGTCAATGCCCGTGACATCTACCTCTATGGAGGGAGTATCACTCTGCTTAATTTCGTCGTCTTCATCCTGATCGGTACCCCATGGATACTGGCCCTCTCATGAGACACCTCCGCGCATTCCGTTCGTCGAAAACTTTTCGTATCCTGCTGATATTCCTTTCGTCGCTGGGATCGCTATACCTGCTGCTGTTCAGCTTTCCGGGGAACCGCCTCCTCTCCCCCCTTCTCGAAACGGCCCTCTCTTCGGGATTTTCGACCCCCATAACGCTGGAGAGGTTCTCCCTGACACACAACCGTTTCGATCTGCGCTTCCATGACCGTGCGGGAAACGTGCTCAGCGCGCAGGGCGGCTTTTCGCTGCTGACCCTGCGTCTCTACGCCCATTACCGGATCGCCGCCGCTGCCGCGGGGGGGATCAATCGGCTGGAAATGCCGTTCAAAACCGAAGGTTCCCTCAGCGGAGGGATCGCTTCGTTCGACATCCGCGGCAATGCCCGGCTGCTGGGAGGAAACCTCCTCTATCGCCTGCAACTGCACCGATTCGCTCTCGCGTCGCTCTACGTCTCCGCCGAACGCATCGCGTATGCGGGACTCATGCACCGGATCGAA is a genomic window containing:
- the grpE gene encoding nucleotide exchange factor GrpE — its product is MSTETKEETLSNEQSTLSESAENVAEGANELETLRAEFAALKDTYARVHADFDNIKKRLEREKYQALEYANEKFAKDLIPVVDSLGMAIGAAEIEAEPAVLLEKLKEGVELTMKQLLGVLEKHGVTPVDESEPFDPNVHNAVQRVDSPDHESGAIVNTFQKGYRYKERTLRDAMVVIAN
- a CDS encoding DASS family sodium-coupled anion symporter; protein product: MAANRYLMIAVLVGMAGIAYTLTPPLGISQQTWGLFVIFITAIGAILFNLLPILTASLIALATAVLGGVIDPSRAYAGFSESFILLIVAAFLVSHAVHKSGLGKRLSLHIVRRFGHSTLGLGYSVVATDILIAPAFPSNTARSGVLYPIVYGLAHDCGSRVGDGTHKRAGSYLMMTSMAGLTISSGLWLTAMAVNPVGVEIAAKMGIHISFVQWLLYALLPTAVAFGLIPWVLYKIYPPELKETPEAPAKALDALHKMGPLSRNEWITGAVFTSMLLLWSLSGMFPIDKAAVAFGGLGILMATRVFGIEDFKSQGEALGTLIWFAILFGLSTELAEQGFMRAIAEYFTAYLDGMGWWNVYVLLILVYVLIHYLFVSQSAHLLALFGIFLSVGVAAGVPGVLMAMMLLFATNFNATIAPQGSSCNAIYLSSGYVNARDIYLYGGSITLLNFVVFILIGTPWILALS
- the dnaK gene encoding molecular chaperone DnaK, giving the protein MSKVIGIDLGTTNSCVAVYEGGEAKIIPNKEGKNTTPSVVAFTDKGEILVGDPAKRQAITNPDKTIYSVKRIMGLMMNEEKAKEAHDKVTYKIVDKNGMAAVDVAGKVYTPQEISAKILSKLKADAESYLGQTVTDAVITVPAYFNDAQRKATKEAGTIAGLNVLRIINEPTASALAYGLDSKGDEKVLVYDLGGGTFDVTVLEISEGTFEVLSTDGNAFLGGDDFDNKIVDFLAAEFKSDHGIDLKADKMALQRLKDAAENAKKELSSAEETEINLPFITADATGPKHLVIKLTRAKFEGMIDDLIKETISHIKTAMKEAGLSKNEINEIIMVGGSTRVPLAQKMVSDEFGGKTLNKGVNPDEVVAAGAAIQGGVLRGDVKDVLLLDVTPLSLGIETLGGVATKIIEKGTTIPVKKSQVFSTAEDNQPAVSINVVQGEREFARDNKALGLFELTGIPAAPRGVPQIEVTFDIDANGILTVSAMDKGTGKVQEIKITGSSGLSEEEINKMVQDAEKHKAEDAARKEVVDLRNQADALASQTEKSLKEMEDKIDASEKAAIESALEELKAVLKNTDATKEEIEAATKKLADASHKMAEQMYKQQEGGEPAASSAKKDDDVIDAEIE